From a region of the Geothrix sp. 21YS21S-2 genome:
- a CDS encoding DJ-1/PfpI family protein: MNFHARLGALLCFVLLWTSGASIGAAPVPPSEKHFVCPPCAQDCDTKVYAEPGVCPACHMALVEATTPLRQKAKVEEVAHGYVCSPCDAPCDTKVYDHPGQCPTCGMPLVEAGSEAAHPHRKRVAILVFNGVEIIDFTGPYEMFGAAGFEVYTVAGAKGSVTSSMGLTVVPKYTFSDAPQPDVLVIPGGGVGEASVDGPTIQYIKDATAHTQNTMSVCNGSFILAHTGMLDGLQATTTRGNLPRLASQFPSIKVIGNQRYTDNGKIITTGGLSAGIDGALHVIEKLLGTEAARKVAMLEEYSWQPGTKLPASMSAQNPLSRKDHGVAVIYTCPMKEHPKEFRKPGKCALCGMELEIRKG; encoded by the coding sequence ATGAACTTCCATGCGCGCCTTGGCGCCCTGCTTTGCTTTGTCCTGCTTTGGACATCCGGGGCCAGTATCGGGGCCGCTCCGGTACCTCCATCAGAGAAGCACTTTGTGTGTCCACCTTGTGCTCAGGACTGTGACACGAAGGTCTACGCGGAACCGGGGGTCTGCCCGGCCTGCCACATGGCCTTGGTCGAGGCGACCACCCCACTCCGGCAGAAGGCCAAAGTAGAGGAAGTCGCCCATGGTTATGTCTGTTCTCCGTGCGATGCTCCCTGCGATACGAAAGTCTACGACCACCCTGGACAATGCCCGACCTGCGGCATGCCCTTGGTCGAGGCCGGTTCCGAGGCTGCCCATCCTCATCGCAAGAGGGTCGCCATTCTCGTCTTCAACGGCGTCGAAATCATCGATTTCACGGGACCCTATGAAATGTTTGGCGCCGCCGGGTTCGAGGTCTATACCGTCGCAGGAGCCAAGGGTTCCGTGACCAGTTCCATGGGGCTCACCGTGGTTCCGAAATACACCTTCAGCGACGCGCCCCAGCCTGATGTGCTCGTGATCCCCGGGGGTGGTGTCGGCGAGGCCAGCGTGGATGGACCCACCATCCAATACATCAAGGATGCCACCGCCCACACGCAAAACACGATGTCGGTCTGCAACGGATCCTTCATTCTCGCCCATACAGGAATGCTGGACGGCCTCCAAGCGACGACGACGAGAGGGAACCTGCCCCGCCTCGCCAGCCAATTCCCAAGCATCAAGGTTATCGGCAACCAGCGCTACACGGATAACGGCAAGATCATCACGACGGGAGGACTTTCCGCCGGAATCGACGGCGCGTTGCATGTAATCGAAAAACTGCTGGGCACTGAGGCCGCAAGGAAGGTGGCCATGCTTGAGGAATACTCTTGGCAGCCGGGCACGAAGTTGCCGGCGTCGATGTCAGCCCAGAACCCGCTGTCGCGAAAGGACCATGGTGTGGCGGTTATCTATACCTGTCCCATGAAGGAGCACCCCAAGGAATTCCGCAAACCAGGGAAATGCGCTCTTTGCGGGATGGAACTCGAAATCCGGAAGGGTTGA
- a CDS encoding sigma 54-interacting transcriptional regulator, translating to MTVDLAGREMESARIDVLRRYQIMDTPPDGAFDHVTAVAAELLRVPIAIVSLVDTDRIWFKSHHGLEASGVEREPGLCASAILSEDIYEVRDAKLDARSLANPLVAGAFGLRFYAAAPLRTHDGFNLGTLCVIDREPRELTGPDARNLEMLAALVMDLMELRLAARKIAELEEGQREISEKLRQAVAAASEQEQQFRDLFDEAPVPYVFEGLDTRFIHINRAAMRILGVKPEEVTSINGATLLADTPENKASWAAAKDAIDRGIETKDVILELHRKDNGQSVWVKWWSKPVPGLEATRTVIQDITEQVLLEREQARLQAQNEYLLEELRDANDFGDIIGESPGLRKVMQQMHLVAPTDAAVLITGESGTGKELVARAIHDNSLRKLRPLIKVNCSAVPESLFESEFFGHMRGAFTGAVRDKPGRFELADGGTLFLDEIGEIPLAMQAKLLRVLQEHELERIGDTRTRKVDVRIIAATNRDLIKEVEAGRFRQDLYYRLVVFPLAIPPLRERCEDISKLATHFVRATAKKMNRKVPPLTLADAERLTAYEWPGNIRELQNAVERAVILAGDGPLSFDLPRNRYSEAQPSAQAPSPLLLTREAQKNQERESIIAALKQAGGKVFGTGGAAEILAMKPTTLASRIKALGIEKS from the coding sequence ATGACAGTGGACCTTGCCGGGCGAGAGATGGAGTCTGCGCGTATCGACGTGCTGCGCAGGTACCAGATCATGGATACACCACCAGACGGAGCCTTCGACCACGTCACGGCCGTTGCGGCGGAACTGCTCCGGGTGCCCATCGCAATCGTTAGCCTGGTGGATACCGACCGCATCTGGTTCAAGTCGCACCATGGCCTGGAGGCCAGTGGCGTGGAGCGGGAACCGGGTCTTTGCGCTTCCGCCATCCTTTCGGAAGACATCTACGAAGTGCGCGACGCCAAACTGGACGCGCGCTCCTTGGCCAATCCCCTGGTCGCGGGCGCCTTCGGCCTGCGCTTCTACGCAGCGGCCCCTCTGCGTACCCACGATGGCTTCAACCTGGGCACCCTCTGCGTGATCGACCGTGAACCACGCGAGTTGACCGGGCCGGATGCCAGGAACCTGGAAATGCTAGCTGCACTCGTCATGGATCTCATGGAACTCAGGTTGGCGGCCCGCAAGATCGCTGAACTGGAAGAGGGGCAGCGGGAGATCAGTGAAAAGCTTCGGCAGGCCGTGGCTGCGGCCTCCGAGCAGGAGCAACAGTTCCGGGACCTATTTGATGAGGCTCCCGTTCCTTACGTTTTTGAAGGCCTTGATACCCGCTTCATCCACATCAACCGGGCCGCCATGAGAATCCTGGGGGTGAAACCAGAAGAGGTCACCAGCATCAACGGGGCCACCCTGCTCGCCGACACCCCGGAAAACAAGGCATCTTGGGCGGCTGCCAAGGATGCCATTGACCGGGGCATCGAAACCAAGGATGTCATCCTCGAACTCCACCGCAAGGACAACGGCCAGTCCGTCTGGGTGAAGTGGTGGTCCAAGCCGGTGCCTGGCCTCGAGGCCACCCGCACCGTCATCCAGGACATAACCGAGCAGGTGCTCCTTGAGCGTGAGCAGGCCAGGCTCCAGGCGCAGAACGAGTATCTTCTCGAAGAACTCCGTGACGCCAACGACTTCGGGGACATCATCGGGGAAAGCCCTGGACTGCGCAAGGTCATGCAGCAGATGCACCTCGTGGCCCCCACAGACGCGGCGGTGCTGATCACGGGCGAAAGCGGGACGGGCAAGGAGCTGGTGGCGCGGGCGATCCACGACAACAGCCTGCGCAAGCTCCGCCCGCTGATCAAAGTCAATTGCAGCGCCGTTCCGGAGTCCCTTTTCGAGAGCGAATTCTTCGGGCACATGCGGGGGGCTTTCACGGGCGCGGTCCGCGACAAGCCGGGGCGGTTTGAGCTTGCGGACGGAGGGACCCTCTTCCTGGACGAGATCGGCGAGATCCCCCTCGCCATGCAGGCGAAGCTCCTGCGGGTCCTGCAGGAGCACGAACTGGAGCGCATCGGGGATACCCGGACCCGCAAAGTGGACGTCCGGATCATCGCCGCGACCAACAGGGACCTCATCAAGGAGGTGGAAGCTGGCCGTTTCCGGCAGGATCTGTACTACCGCCTCGTGGTGTTCCCCTTGGCGATCCCACCCCTGAGGGAACGGTGCGAGGACATCAGCAAGCTCGCGACCCACTTCGTTCGGGCGACCGCCAAGAAGATGAACCGCAAAGTGCCCCCCCTGACTTTGGCCGATGCCGAACGGCTCACGGCCTACGAGTGGCCCGGCAACATCCGGGAGCTCCAGAATGCCGTGGAACGGGCCGTGATCCTGGCAGGGGATGGGCCGCTATCCTTTGACCTGCCCCGGAACCGGTATTCCGAAGCGCAGCCCTCGGCCCAGGCACCATCCCCGCTTCTGCTCACGCGTGAAGCGCAGAAGAACCAGGAACGGGAGAGCATCATCGCTGCGCTGAAGCAGGCCGGGGGCAAGGTCTTCGGGACGGGCGGAGCTGCGGAGATCCTCGCCATGAAACCCACCACCCTCGCCTCGCGGATCAAGGCGCTGGGCATCGAGAAGTCCTGA
- a CDS encoding DUF302 domain-containing protein, with protein sequence MPEQAIPVTYGDPPGGPGTLWSARSRFPFHETLQGLKEAIAAEDLLLIHEIDPQVIMARGGFVTWPIRQLLFFHPRFMVRLLEGDPSALVEVPLKVVILEMPDGRVFVRRPDTQNAFRRYLNLRQLGAELDGICQRLVGTVAIPEPWHNDC encoded by the coding sequence ATGCCTGAGCAAGCGATCCCTGTCACTTATGGCGACCCTCCGGGGGGCCCAGGAACCTTATGGTCCGCCCGTTCCCGGTTCCCATTCCATGAAACGCTCCAGGGCCTCAAGGAAGCCATTGCTGCTGAAGACCTGCTGTTGATCCACGAAATCGACCCTCAGGTCATCATGGCGCGAGGTGGATTCGTCACTTGGCCGATCCGTCAGCTCCTGTTTTTCCACCCACGCTTCATGGTCCGCCTTCTGGAAGGGGATCCGAGCGCCCTGGTGGAGGTTCCCCTGAAAGTGGTGATCCTCGAAATGCCCGATGGGAGGGTGTTCGTGCGTCGTCCGGATACCCAAAATGCTTTCCGGCGCTATTTGAATCTACGCCAACTTGGCGCTGAATTGGACGGCATCTGCCAACGCCTAGTGGGCACGGTAGCCATCCCGGAGCCATGGCACAACGACTGTTGA